A stretch of the Tolypothrix sp. NIES-4075 genome encodes the following:
- a CDS encoding DUF3727 domain-containing protein, producing the protein MFSSPFPEENDNAHAGSITLTDDKERSLECYIEHSLSVDEQEYVLLLPVDSPVEIFAWQGDGEEEEAILVEDDATIDEIFGTAQAVLSEQNLQLKNTAYALTVAGELPPVEESELFTLEIEDEDEDLEPEQLQLLASFYYQEQEYAIYTPLDPLLFFARISASGTPELLSPEEFRKVQPLLEEHLFNEVE; encoded by the coding sequence ATGTTTTCCTCACCATTTCCAGAAGAAAATGACAACGCTCATGCCGGTTCGATCACTTTGACGGATGACAAAGAGCGATCGCTCGAATGTTACATTGAACATTCGCTCTCTGTAGATGAGCAAGAGTATGTTTTACTTCTTCCTGTTGACTCACCTGTGGAAATTTTTGCTTGGCAAGGTGACGGCGAGGAAGAAGAAGCCATTCTCGTAGAAGATGATGCAACGATTGACGAAATTTTTGGTACGGCTCAAGCTGTACTATCTGAGCAAAACTTGCAACTCAAAAATACTGCTTACGCTCTCACCGTAGCGGGTGAGTTACCCCCTGTCGAAGAATCAGAACTCTTTACTTTAGAAATTGAAGATGAAGACGAAGATTTAGAGCCAGAGCAATTACAGCTTCTAGCTAGCTTCTACTATCAAGAGCAGGAGTACGCAATTTATACCCCCCTCGATCCACTGCTGTTTTTTGCACGGATCTCGGCAAGCGGTACACCTGAATTATTGTCTCCTGAAGAGTTTCGCAAAGTCCAACCACTGCTAGAAGAACATTTGTTTAATGAAGTTGAATAA
- a CDS encoding YnfA family protein, which produces MQTFILFIVAALGEISGCYAFWATFRLGKSPVLILPGILALIIFAFTLTKIDASNAGRVYAAYGGIYILSSLVWLWLVEGVKPDKYDLVGVTISLIGTIVILFSPHRL; this is translated from the coding sequence ATGCAAACATTCATCTTATTTATAGTTGCTGCACTAGGAGAAATCTCTGGTTGTTACGCTTTTTGGGCAACTTTTAGACTGGGAAAAAGCCCAGTTTTAATTCTTCCCGGTATCTTAGCTCTAATTATCTTCGCTTTCACCCTAACTAAGATAGATGCTTCAAACGCTGGTAGAGTCTACGCTGCTTATGGCGGTATTTACATTCTCTCATCTTTGGTTTGGTTATGGTTAGTTGAAGGTGTAAAACCAGACAAGTATGATTTAGTTGGCGTGACAATTTCCTTAATAGGAACAATTGTAATTTTATTCAGTCCGCATCGCTTGTAA
- the mltG gene encoding endolytic transglycosylase MltG yields MKVQQKFWQRSLIWSLLPLTLVIATWRGWVWWSWATAPTQPTKAKLLQIQIPSGTAAQQIGRNLEKAGLIRSQFAWNLWARYLAWQNPKGDFKAGTYELSPSQPLPLIAEKIWLGDVVQASFTIPEGWSLRQMAAYFQAKGFFPAQDFIAAASQIDRQQFPWIPADLHNLEGFLYPDTYKIASGNITAQSIVKQMLKQFEQVALPVYQKQRNKTNLNLKQWVTLASIVEKEAAVPSERSRIAGVFTSRLQKGMRLESDPTVEYALGIRQTADKPLTFAQVKIASPYNTYLNQGLPPGPIAAPGLASLEATLNPEKTDYLYFVARYDGTHVFTRTLNEHLAAVAKIRQERQ; encoded by the coding sequence ATGAAAGTTCAGCAAAAATTTTGGCAGCGCTCATTAATTTGGAGTCTGCTGCCATTAACTTTAGTAATTGCAACTTGGAGAGGTTGGGTATGGTGGAGTTGGGCAACTGCCCCAACCCAACCAACTAAAGCCAAATTGCTACAAATTCAGATTCCCTCAGGAACCGCAGCGCAGCAAATTGGACGCAACTTAGAAAAAGCAGGTTTAATTCGTTCTCAGTTTGCCTGGAATTTATGGGCACGATATTTAGCTTGGCAAAATCCCAAAGGTGACTTCAAAGCCGGAACCTACGAATTGTCACCCTCACAACCATTACCCTTAATAGCTGAAAAAATTTGGCTTGGGGACGTAGTACAAGCTAGTTTCACCATCCCCGAAGGTTGGTCGCTGCGGCAAATGGCAGCTTATTTTCAAGCAAAAGGCTTTTTTCCCGCTCAAGACTTTATTGCCGCAGCAAGTCAAATTGACCGCCAACAGTTTCCCTGGATACCCGCCGATTTACATAATTTAGAAGGTTTTTTATACCCAGACACTTACAAAATAGCCAGCGGAAATATTACAGCACAAAGCATCGTTAAACAAATGCTGAAGCAATTTGAGCAAGTAGCTTTGCCAGTGTATCAAAAACAACGAAATAAAACTAATCTCAACCTGAAGCAGTGGGTAACTCTTGCTAGTATCGTAGAAAAAGAGGCGGCAGTGCCAAGTGAGCGATCGCGTATTGCTGGCGTTTTCACCTCTAGGTTACAAAAAGGAATGCGTCTAGAAAGCGATCCCACAGTCGAATACGCTTTGGGAATCCGGCAAACAGCAGATAAGCCACTGACTTTCGCCCAAGTAAAAATTGCGTCTCCTTACAACACCTATCTCAATCAAGGCTTACCACCCGGACCAATTGCTGCACCAGGTTTGGCTTCTTTAGAAGCAACTTTAAATCCCGAAAAAACTGATTACTTGTATTTTGTAGCACGTTACGATGGCACTCATGTGTTCACTCGCACTCTGAATGAACACTTGGCAGCTGTTGCTAAAATCCGCCAAGAACGACAATAG
- a CDS encoding TIGR00725 family protein produces MRKIIIGVMGPGEKATAKDLQNAYELGKLIAQQQWILLTGGRNVGVMDAASKGAKSTNGLVLGILPDDSKKGISEAVDIAIFTDMGNARNNINVLSSNLLIACGMGAGTASEIALALKANKQVILLSDDVESKVFFQKISPNNIYVVDEVSEAIATARTILK; encoded by the coding sequence ATGCGAAAAATCATTATTGGTGTGATGGGACCCGGTGAAAAGGCAACAGCAAAGGATTTGCAAAATGCTTATGAACTTGGTAAACTAATAGCCCAACAACAATGGATTTTGCTGACTGGTGGTAGAAATGTCGGCGTGATGGATGCAGCGAGTAAGGGTGCAAAATCTACCAATGGTTTAGTTTTGGGGATTCTTCCCGATGATAGTAAAAAAGGCATTTCTGAAGCAGTTGATATTGCCATTTTTACTGATATGGGAAATGCTCGTAATAATATTAATGTACTTTCGAGTAATTTGCTGATTGCCTGCGGCATGGGTGCGGGAACAGCGTCAGAAATTGCTTTAGCTTTAAAAGCAAACAAGCAAGTGATTTTGTTGAGTGACGATGTAGAAAGTAAAGTTTTCTTTCAAAAAATCTCACCGAACAATATTTATGTAGTGGATGAAGTGTCAGAGGCGATCGCTACTGCTCGGACTATTTTAAAATAA
- the ruvX gene encoding Holliday junction resolvase RuvX, with product MPPISALGLDVGSKRIGVAGCDRTGLIASGIDTIERKYLQKDIEKIQQLVNEREVNVLVVGLPYSMDGSLGFQARQIQKFAKRLSKALKLPVEYVDERLTSFQAEQMLIAQNRSPSRNKGLIDRLAACLILQQWLDVRRSHLTRQ from the coding sequence GTGCCCCCCATCTCCGCTTTAGGTTTGGATGTTGGTAGTAAGCGTATTGGTGTGGCAGGATGCGATCGCACTGGTTTGATTGCGAGTGGAATAGATACCATAGAACGCAAATATTTGCAAAAAGATATAGAAAAAATACAACAACTGGTAAATGAGCGTGAAGTAAATGTCCTGGTAGTCGGTTTACCTTATTCTATGGATGGTTCTTTGGGGTTTCAGGCGCGACAAATACAAAAGTTTGCCAAAAGGCTATCTAAAGCTCTCAAATTGCCTGTGGAATATGTAGATGAACGATTAACTTCATTTCAGGCAGAGCAAATGTTAATCGCCCAAAACCGCTCTCCATCCCGCAATAAAGGCTTAATTGATCGGTTGGCAGCATGTTTGATTTTGCAACAATGGTTGGATGTTAGGCGATCGCACTTGACAAGGCAGTAG
- a CDS encoding Ppx/GppA phosphatase family protein: MGLNLVSASWESTPTQTVEQHRIIAAIDLGTNSLHMVIVQIEPTLPAFSIIAKEKETVRLGDRNTKTGELKPEIMEKAIAALGRFQEVAKTLNAETIIAVATSAVREAPNGKDFLQRIKDELNLNVNLISGQEEARRIYLGVLSGMEFNDQPHIIIDIGGGSTEIILGDSHQARVLTSTKVGAVRLTSELITTDPISNSEFQYLQAYARGTLERSVEEVQANIEMGESPRLVGTAGTIETLALIHAREKSGSVPATLNRYEFTLKDLRELVNRLRKLNYSERAEIPGMPDRRSEVILAGAVILQEAMILLGVESLTVCERSLREGVIVDWMLTHGLIEDKLRYQSSVRERSVIKQAKKYNVNLEHSDRVAKFALSLFNQTQGKLHNWGAEERELLWAATILHNCGHYVSHNAHHKHSYYLIRNGELLGYTETEIEIIANLARYHRKSAPKKKHENYANLLHKEDRQIVSKLSAFVRLAVALDRRQIGAIARVQCEYNPDSQELQLHIFPSHPDDDCALELWSVDLKKEVFEAEFQLKLVATLESAVTVS; this comes from the coding sequence ATGGGACTTAATTTAGTTTCAGCTAGCTGGGAGAGTACTCCAACTCAAACAGTTGAACAACACCGGATTATTGCTGCGATTGACTTAGGGACAAATTCTCTGCATATGGTAATTGTGCAGATTGAACCAACATTACCAGCTTTTAGCATTATTGCTAAAGAAAAAGAAACTGTGAGATTGGGCGATCGCAATACTAAAACTGGAGAACTTAAACCAGAGATAATGGAAAAAGCGATCGCTGCCTTGGGACGCTTTCAAGAAGTTGCCAAAACTCTCAATGCGGAAACAATCATTGCGGTAGCAACTAGCGCTGTGCGGGAAGCTCCCAACGGTAAAGATTTTTTGCAAAGAATAAAAGATGAGTTGAATTTAAACGTTAACTTGATTTCTGGTCAAGAAGAAGCGCGACGCATATACTTGGGTGTACTGTCGGGGATGGAATTTAATGACCAGCCTCACATTATTATTGATATTGGCGGCGGTTCTACAGAAATAATTTTAGGCGATAGTCACCAAGCGCGAGTTCTTACTAGTACTAAAGTGGGTGCAGTGCGACTAACAAGCGAATTAATTACTACCGACCCTATCAGTAACAGCGAGTTTCAGTACTTGCAAGCTTACGCACGCGGTACACTCGAACGTTCTGTAGAAGAAGTGCAAGCGAACATCGAGATGGGAGAAAGTCCCCGTTTGGTAGGAACTGCCGGCACAATTGAAACTTTAGCGCTAATCCACGCACGGGAAAAGTCCGGTTCTGTCCCAGCAACACTCAACCGCTACGAGTTCACTTTAAAAGATTTGCGCGAGTTGGTCAATCGCTTGCGGAAACTGAATTACTCAGAACGGGCAGAGATTCCAGGAATGCCAGATAGACGGTCAGAAGTGATACTTGCGGGAGCCGTAATATTACAGGAAGCGATGATTCTTTTGGGCGTTGAATCGCTGACAGTGTGCGAGCGATCGCTGCGGGAAGGTGTGATTGTAGACTGGATGTTGACCCACGGCTTGATTGAAGATAAACTGCGATATCAAAGTTCGGTGAGAGAAAGGAGTGTTATCAAACAAGCGAAAAAGTACAACGTTAACTTAGAACATAGCGATCGCGTTGCCAAATTTGCCCTCTCGTTATTTAACCAAACTCAAGGTAAATTACACAACTGGGGTGCAGAAGAAAGAGAATTATTATGGGCAGCGACGATTTTACACAATTGCGGTCATTATGTCAGCCATAATGCTCACCACAAGCACTCTTACTATCTAATTCGCAATGGTGAGTTACTCGGTTATACAGAAACAGAAATAGAAATCATTGCTAATTTAGCGCGTTATCATCGCAAATCGGCACCGAAGAAAAAGCATGAAAATTACGCCAATCTACTGCACAAAGAAGACAGGCAAATTGTCAGCAAATTGAGTGCTTTTGTTAGATTAGCAGTTGCCCTAGATAGAAGACAAATTGGTGCGATCGCACGAGTGCAGTGTGAATACAATCCAGATTCTCAGGAATTACAACTGCATATCTTTCCATCTCATCCTGATGACGACTGCGCTTTAGAACTCTGGAGTGTGGATTTGAAAAAAGAGGTGTTTGAGGCAGAATTTCAGTTGAAATTAGTAGCTACTTTGGAAAGTGCTGTTACAGTTAGCTAG
- a CDS encoding sensor histidine kinase — protein MSYSTLLILNHRLKEGIEVFKDYEDFPLVQCYPAQLNQVFLNILSNAIDALLETKQPQKQIAIHTAIKGDRLSVDIKDNGVGIKPQLKDKIFDPFFTTKDVSKGTGLGLWICYQIIQKHDGKIDVSSVVGQGTKFTISLPLSQSIMLSE, from the coding sequence TTGTCATATAGCACGTTGTTGATTCTCAACCATCGTTTAAAAGAGGGTATTGAAGTTTTTAAGGATTATGAAGATTTCCCGCTAGTTCAATGTTATCCAGCGCAATTAAATCAAGTATTTTTAAATATTTTAAGTAATGCAATCGATGCTTTGTTAGAAACGAAGCAACCGCAAAAGCAAATTGCAATTCATACTGCAATTAAAGGCGATCGCCTGAGTGTAGATATTAAAGATAATGGTGTGGGGATTAAACCGCAATTAAAAGATAAGATATTTGACCCTTTTTTCACTACAAAAGATGTAAGTAAAGGTACTGGCTTAGGTTTGTGGATTTGCTATCAAATTATTCAAAAGCATGATGGTAAGATTGATGTTAGTTCTGTAGTTGGGCAAGGAACTAAGTTTACCATCTCTTTGCCGCTTTCGCAGTCGATAATGTTGTCTGAGTAG
- a CDS encoding 4-hydroxybenzoate solanesyltransferase, with amino-acid sequence MLTTPESNTEPMWLVIIRLLRWHKPEGRLILMIPALWAVFLAASGKPPLPLVGVIALGTLATSAAGCIVNDLWDRDIDPQVERTRLRPLASRALSIKVGIVIAIVAMFCAAVLAFYLNPLSFWLCVAAVPVILLYPGAKRVFPVPQLVLSIAWGFGVLISWSAVTQNLSQATWLLWGATVMWTLGFDTVYAMSDREDDRRIGINSSALFFGDRAPQAIGIFFAATIFLLGWLGILMHLNLAFWITLAIAAVGWIWQYLQLIKKDLPNFVYAEMFKQNVWIGFIVLAGMIAGSF; translated from the coding sequence ATGCTGACGACACCAGAAAGCAACACCGAACCAATGTGGCTTGTGATTATCCGATTATTGCGATGGCACAAACCAGAAGGACGCTTAATCTTGATGATTCCTGCGCTTTGGGCTGTGTTTTTGGCAGCTTCAGGAAAACCACCTTTACCGCTAGTTGGTGTAATCGCTTTAGGTACTCTCGCCACAAGTGCAGCTGGATGCATTGTGAATGATTTGTGGGATCGCGACATCGACCCGCAGGTAGAAAGAACTCGCTTGCGTCCTCTTGCTTCTCGTGCGCTTTCGATAAAAGTTGGTATTGTTATCGCGATCGTTGCGATGTTTTGTGCAGCGGTTCTTGCCTTTTATCTTAACCCGCTTTCTTTTTGGTTGTGTGTGGCGGCAGTGCCCGTAATTCTGCTTTATCCGGGTGCGAAAAGAGTGTTTCCCGTACCGCAGTTAGTGCTTTCCATCGCTTGGGGTTTTGGTGTGTTGATTAGCTGGAGTGCAGTGACGCAAAACCTCTCTCAAGCAACTTGGTTACTTTGGGGTGCGACAGTGATGTGGACATTAGGATTTGATACTGTTTACGCGATGAGCGATCGCGAAGACGATCGGCGTATTGGTATTAATTCTAGCGCATTGTTTTTTGGCGATCGCGCACCTCAAGCGATCGGAATTTTCTTTGCTGCAACCATCTTTTTGCTTGGTTGGCTAGGTATCTTAATGCATCTTAACTTGGCATTTTGGATTACCCTGGCAATTGCTGCTGTTGGCTGGATTTGGCAGTATCTTCAATTAATTAAGAAAGACCTTCCCAATTTTGTTTATGCGGAGATGTTTAAACAAAATGTATGGATTGGTTTTATTGTCCTTGCAGGAATGATTGCTGGGTCTTTTTAA
- a CDS encoding GNAT family N-acetyltransferase — translation MAARIKMTSLIPRNLSVVIRPVQHRDLDGLERLSQESFAEHTPKQANFAINQMQWLRRWYGLLKFLSLFPNPLKYRLCAYIAEQGRTLLGMIQVSPFNRTRSTWRVERVMLDRTADKQGIGSQLLRYCFESILEARTWILEVNINDKEALALYRQNGFQRLAEMTYWEIAPSLLEELASSEPDLPNLLPVSNADAQLLYQLDTASMPPLVRQVFDRQTQDFKTSLFATLIDAVKQWVSKTEVVSGYLFEPQRKAAIGYFQLSLDRKGQQPHVATLTVHPAYTWLYPELLSQLARIAQDVPKQPLQLASADYQPEGEEYLEQIGATRREHTLIMSRSVWHKVRESKFVSLEGIQLPEVLQGLQPARKPIPGGMSWEQPRKPQLPERKVKINPSAESISFSRNNCNVEPPSKPESTDAKPE, via the coding sequence ATGGCGGCTCGAATCAAAATGACTTCATTAATTCCTCGAAATCTTAGCGTAGTTATCCGACCAGTACAACACCGGGACTTGGACGGACTAGAACGCTTATCTCAAGAATCATTCGCGGAACACACCCCCAAGCAAGCTAATTTTGCCATAAATCAAATGCAATGGCTGCGCCGGTGGTATGGTTTGTTGAAATTTTTGAGTTTGTTTCCCAACCCGCTGAAATATCGCCTTTGTGCTTATATAGCAGAGCAAGGGCGGACACTTCTGGGTATGATTCAAGTGTCACCGTTTAACCGCACACGCAGTACTTGGCGTGTGGAACGAGTGATGCTAGATCGCACTGCCGATAAACAAGGAATTGGCTCACAACTTCTGCGTTATTGCTTTGAGTCCATTTTAGAGGCTCGGACTTGGATACTCGAAGTCAATATCAATGACAAAGAAGCGCTAGCACTTTATCGGCAAAATGGATTTCAGCGTCTGGCAGAAATGACTTATTGGGAAATTGCACCTTCTTTGCTGGAAGAATTGGCATCTTCAGAACCAGATTTGCCAAATTTACTGCCGGTGAGCAATGCTGATGCTCAGTTACTATATCAATTAGATACGGCTTCAATGCCGCCTTTGGTGCGACAAGTATTTGATCGCCAAACCCAAGATTTTAAAACGAGTTTGTTTGCCACTTTAATTGACGCGGTGAAGCAATGGGTAAGCAAAACAGAAGTAGTCAGCGGCTATCTATTTGAACCTCAACGCAAAGCAGCGATCGGTTATTTTCAACTTTCACTAGATCGTAAAGGTCAACAACCCCATGTAGCCACGCTGACTGTTCACCCAGCATACACTTGGCTGTATCCAGAGTTGCTGTCTCAGTTGGCTCGCATCGCTCAGGATGTCCCCAAACAACCGTTGCAGTTGGCTTCCGCCGACTATCAACCAGAAGGAGAAGAGTATTTAGAGCAAATCGGCGCAACTCGCCGAGAACACACTTTAATTATGTCGCGCTCAGTGTGGCATAAAGTTCGCGAGTCTAAATTTGTCTCTCTAGAAGGAATTCAACTGCCAGAAGTACTCCAAGGATTGCAACCCGCACGCAAACCCATACCGGGTGGGATGTCATGGGAGCAACCAAGAAAGCCGCAATTGCCAGAAAGAAAAGTAAAAATAAATCCTTCTGCTGAATCGATTTCTTTTTCACGCAACAACTGCAACGTAGAACCACCCTCGAAGCCGGAATCAACAGATGCAAAGCCGGAGTGA
- a CDS encoding class I SAM-dependent methyltransferase produces the protein MDEAKLQAFLGQFVTDMAASMSGVMTNIGHKLGLYKLMAGAGPITPAELALKTGIHQRYVLEWLNNQAAGGYVTYDPIERTYELPEEHAMVLANEASPVFMAPGLETVASMWLDEDLILNAFRSGKGIGWHEHHPRLFCGVEAFFKTGYRAHLTTEWIPALEGVEEKLKAGAKVADVGCGHGASTIIMAQMYPNSSFWGFDFHDKSIEVARQRAGEAGVADRVRFEVAAAKDFPGSDYDLVCFMDCLHDLGDPVGAAKHTREVLADDGTMLLVEPFAGNNVEDNLNPVGRLFYAGSTAICTPNSLSQEVGLGLGAQAGFSRLNHVMSQAGFSRFRRATQTPFNLILEARP, from the coding sequence ATGGACGAAGCAAAACTGCAAGCATTCTTAGGGCAATTCGTCACTGACATGGCGGCAAGTATGTCAGGTGTGATGACAAATATTGGTCACAAGCTTGGTTTATATAAACTAATGGCTGGTGCTGGTCCAATAACACCTGCGGAACTAGCTTTAAAAACGGGAATTCATCAGCGGTATGTGCTGGAGTGGCTGAACAACCAAGCAGCTGGTGGTTATGTTACCTACGATCCGATTGAGCGCACCTACGAGTTACCCGAAGAACATGCGATGGTGCTAGCTAACGAAGCCAGTCCGGTGTTTATGGCTCCTGGCTTGGAAACTGTTGCTTCGATGTGGTTAGATGAGGATCTGATTCTAAATGCTTTCCGCTCTGGCAAGGGTATCGGTTGGCATGAGCATCATCCTCGGTTGTTTTGTGGAGTTGAAGCATTCTTTAAAACTGGCTATCGCGCTCACCTAACAACTGAATGGATTCCTGCATTAGAGGGTGTTGAGGAAAAATTAAAAGCAGGTGCTAAAGTAGCCGATGTGGGTTGCGGTCATGGTGCATCGACCATCATCATGGCTCAGATGTATCCTAATTCCAGCTTTTGGGGTTTTGATTTCCATGACAAGTCTATTGAAGTTGCACGTCAACGAGCTGGGGAAGCCGGCGTTGCAGATCGAGTTAGATTCGAGGTTGCTGCTGCGAAGGATTTCCCTGGTTCTGACTACGATTTAGTTTGCTTTATGGATTGTCTCCACGACTTAGGAGATCCGGTGGGTGCAGCCAAACACACTAGGGAAGTACTAGCTGACGATGGAACTATGCTGTTGGTAGAGCCTTTTGCTGGTAATAATGTTGAGGATAACCTTAATCCTGTAGGTCGGCTATTTTATGCGGGTTCGACTGCGATTTGTACCCCTAATTCTTTGTCGCAAGAAGTCGGGTTAGGATTGGGAGCGCAAGCTGGCTTTTCAAGGTTGAATCACGTTATGTCCCAAGCCGGTTTTAGTCGATTTCGCCGCGCTACGCAGACTCCATTCAACCTGATATTAGAAGCGCGTCCTTAA
- a CDS encoding Uma2 family endonuclease, with the protein MIADTTSELLTIPPLENGDKLTRAEFERRYDAMPNLKKAELIEGVVYVASPLRIKSHGEPHACIMAWLGVYTAATPGVGFADNTTVLLDADNEPQPDALLRIEQGGQSKVNEDDYLEGAPELIVEIAASTASYDLHEKLKVYRRNQVQEYLVWRVYDREFDWFRLNEGEYIQLEPNPDDIVCSQVFPGLWLAKSALLSKDLAKVLAVLQQGLSTPEHQTFVDKLSS; encoded by the coding sequence ATGATTGCTGATACAACTTCTGAACTGTTGACAATTCCGCCTTTAGAAAATGGCGATAAGCTCACTCGTGCTGAATTTGAGCGACGCTACGATGCTATGCCTAATCTGAAAAAAGCAGAATTGATTGAAGGAGTTGTTTACGTGGCATCCCCATTGAGAATCAAAAGTCATGGAGAACCCCATGCTTGCATTATGGCTTGGTTGGGAGTATATACAGCAGCTACACCAGGCGTGGGTTTTGCAGATAATACCACTGTTTTATTAGATGCTGATAACGAACCGCAACCAGATGCTTTATTAAGAATAGAGCAAGGTGGACAATCCAAAGTTAACGAGGATGATTACTTAGAAGGTGCGCCAGAATTAATTGTAGAAATCGCTGCTTCTACTGCTTCTTATGATTTACATGAAAAACTAAAAGTTTATCGTCGCAATCAAGTTCAAGAATATTTAGTTTGGCGAGTTTATGACCGTGAATTTGATTGGTTTAGGTTAAATGAAGGTGAGTATATTCAACTTGAACCAAATCCAGATGATATAGTTTGCTCTCAAGTTTTTCCGGGGTTGTGGTTAGCAAAATCAGCGTTATTATCAAAAGACTTAGCGAAAGTATTAGCCGTTTTGCAGCAGGGATTATCTACACCAGAACATCAAACTTTTGTTGATAAATTATCTAGTTAG